One segment of Oreochromis niloticus isolate F11D_XX linkage group LG8, O_niloticus_UMD_NMBU, whole genome shotgun sequence DNA contains the following:
- the brsk1a gene encoding serine/threonine-protein kinase BRSK2 isoform X6 yields MSKELSLSQSAQYVGPYRLEKTLGKGQTGLVKLGVHCITGQKVAIKIVNREKLSESVLMKVEREIAILKLIEHPHVLKLHDVYENNKYLYLVLEHVSGGELFDYLVKKGRLTPKEARKFFRQIISALDFCHSHSICHRDLKPENLLLDEKNNIRIADFGMASLQVGDSLLETSCGSPHYACPEVIRGEKYDGRRADVWSCGVILFALLVGALPFDHDNLRQLLEKVKSGVFHMPHFIPPDCQSLLKGMIEVNPEKRLTLEAIQKHSWYLGGRNEPCPEQPPPRRVCVRRILSLTELDPDVLDSMHSLGCFRDRVKLTRDLQCEEENQEKMIYYLLLDRKERYPSYEDEDLPPRNDVDPPRKRVDSPMLTRHGRCRPERKSLEVLSVTEQGSPTPPRRALDTAAHSQRSRSVSGASTGLSSSPLSSPRVTPQGSPLPTPLGTPVHHPHHPSSTPPSSSSSSSSSRAEGGGGVGSLSLTPPSSPGGGSGMAASSSAHWRTRLNSFKNNLLGSPRFHRRKLQVPTSEDMSSLTPESSPELAKKSWFGNFIGLEKEEQIFVVIRDKPLSSVKADIVHAFLSIPSLSHSVLSQTSFRAEYKSSGGPSVFQKPVKFQVDIAFSEGERERDRERNEREGRRETGIYSVTFTLISGPSRRFRRVVETIQAQLLSSHDHPLVSALSDPFPDEKNSRPHGTPTRQNSRRSEGGGDRCEWGDRADGGGIGGSGGVLQRRGSAKERTRLLSSNGTQSQP; encoded by the exons ATGAGTAAGGAACTGTCTCTAAGTCAGTCAGCTCAATATGTTGGGCCCTATCGACTGGAAAAGACTCTGGGGAAGGGACAGACAG GACTGGTCAAACTGGGGGTCCACTGTATTACAGGTCAGAAGGTAGCcatcaaaatagtcaacagagAGAAGCTGTCTGAGTCAGTCCTGATGAAG GTTGAAAGGGAGATTGCCATTCTGAAACTGATTGAGCATCCGCATGTATTGAAGCTGCATGATGTTTACGAGAATAACAAATATCT GTACCTGGTGTTAGAGCATGTGTCAGGAGGAGAGCTTTTTGACTACCTGGTGAAGAAAGGCCGGCTAACTCCGAAAGAGGCCAGGAAGTTCTTCAGGCAGATCATCTCTGCTTTGGATTTCTGCCACAGTCATTCCATCTG TCACAGAGACCTGAAGCCTGAGAACTTGCTCCTGGATGAAAAGAACAACATTCGTATCGCTGACTTCGGCATGGCCTCCCTACAGGTGGGAGACAGTCTGTTAGAAACCAGCTGTGG atcaCCACATTACGCTTGCCCTGAGGTTATACGG GGGGAGAAGTATGATGGGCGGAGAGCAGATGTGTGGAGCTGTGGGGTCATCCTGTTTGCCCTACTGGTG GGGGCCCTTCCTTTTGACCACGACAATTTACGCCAGCTCCTGGAAAAGGTAAAGAGCGGGGTGTTCCACATGCCTCACTTCATCCCCCCGGACTGTCAGTCCCTACTGAAGGGAATGATTGAGGTCAACCCTGAAAAGAGGCTCACG CTAGAGGCCATCCAGAAACATTCCTGGTATCT GGGTGGTCGTAACGAGCCGTGTCCTGAGCAGCCTCCTCCAAGGCGAGTTTGTGTGAGGCGAATCTTGTCCCTGACTGAGCTGGACCCAGATGTGCTGGACAGCATGCACTCGCTCGGTTGTTTCCGAGACAGAGTCAAGCTCACACGTGACTTGCAGTGTGAGGA AGAAAACCAGGAGAAAATGATCTATTACCTTCTGCTAGACAGGAAAGAGCGGTACCCCAGCTATGAGGATGAGGACTTACCTCCGCGCAATGATGTAG ACCCTCCTCGAAAGCGCGTCGACTCCCCTATGCTGACGCGCCACGGCCGTTGCCGTCCCGAAAGGAAGAGCCTGGAGGTCCTGAGTGTCACCGAACAAGGGTCTCCTACGCCACCTCGCAGGGCCCTGGACACAGCTGCACACAGCCAGAG GTCTCGCTCAGTCAGTGGCGCATCAACCGGTCTCTCCTCCAGCCCTCTCAGTAGTCCCAGG GTCACTCCCCAGGGCTCTCCGTTGCCCACACCCTTGGGCACCCCTGTTCACCACCCTCACCACCCCTCCTCCACCCcgccctcctcttcctcgtcctcatcctcctcgcgggcggagggagggggaggggtgGGCTCACTGTCGCTGACCCCACCCTCCAGTCCAGGAGGGGGAAGCGGCATGGCAGCCAGCAGCTCTGCCCATTGGAGGACTCGCCTCAATTCTTTCAAGAACAACCTCCTGGGCTCACCAAGATTCCATCGGCGTAAATTGCAAG TTCCTACATCAGAGGATATGTCCAGCCTAACGCCAGAATCCAGCCCTGA GCTAGCTAAGAAATCGTGGTTTGGGAATTTCATCGGCTTGGAGAAAGAGGAGCAGATCTTCGTGGTGATCAGAGACAAACCGCTGAGTTCTGTCAAAGCTGACATTGTCCACGCCTTCCTGTCT ATCCCATCCCTCAGTCACAGCGTCCTCTCACAGACCAGCTTCCGAGCCGAATACAAATCCTCCGGCGGTCCCTCCGTCTTCCAGAAGCCCGTCAAGTTCCAGGTGGACATTGCCTTTTCCGAGGGCGAGAGGGAGCGGGACAGGGAGAGAAACGAGAGGGAGGGCAGGAGGGAGACAGGAATTTACAGCGTGACATTCACCCTCATATCAG GTCCGAGTCGCAGGTTCAGACGGGTGGTGGAAACGATTCAAGCGCAGCTTCTCAGCTCCCATGATCACCCATTGGTGTCAGCCCTATCTG ATCCCTTCCCAGATGAGAAGAACAGTCGGCCCCACGGGACCCCCACCCGCCAAAACTCGAGGCGCTCCGAGGGTGGGGGCGACAGGTGCGAGTGGGGTGACCGAGCAGATGGCGGAGGCATAGGAGGGAGCGGGGGAGTTCTGCAGCGCAGAGGCTCAGCCAAAGAGAGAACCCGACTGCTGTCCTCCAACGGAACCCAATCCCAACCGTAA
- the brsk1a gene encoding serine/threonine-protein kinase BRSK2 isoform X2 — translation MSKELSLSQSAQYVGPYRLEKTLGKGQTGLVKLGVHCITGQKVAIKIVNREKLSESVLMKVEREIAILKLIEHPHVLKLHDVYENNKYLYLVLEHVSGGELFDYLVKKGRLTPKEARKFFRQIISALDFCHSHSICHRDLKPENLLLDEKNNIRIADFGMASLQVGDSLLETSCGSPHYACPEVIRGEKYDGRRADVWSCGVILFALLVGALPFDHDNLRQLLEKVKSGVFHMPHFIPPDCQSLLKGMIEVNPEKRLTLEAIQKHSWYLGGRNEPCPEQPPPRRVCVRRILSLTELDPDVLDSMHSLGCFRDRVKLTRDLQCEEENQEKMIYYLLLDRKERYPSYEDEDLPPRNDVDPPRKRVDSPMLTRHGRCRPERKSLEVLSVTEQGSPTPPRRALDTAAHSQRSRSVSGASTGLSSSPLSSPRSYQSPVFTFSQSDVTSATASPLTKESKQGSTTTPRSARAHDKPKAPPNPKTQTLPTKGPANRPHLQPIKSLPLQNPSSRSPSPSPLLSPIPRFFFPSSSVLKSVTKSFYPNSAHSVPQVTPQGSPLPTPLGTPVHHPHHPSSTPPSSSSSSSSSRAEGGGGVGSLSLTPPSSPGGGSGMAASSSAHWRTRLNSFKNNLLGSPRFHRRKLQVPTSEDMSSLTPESSPELAKKSWFGNFIGLEKEEQIFVVIRDKPLSSVKADIVHAFLSIPSLSHSVLSQTSFRAEYKSSGGPSVFQKPVKFQVDIAFSEGERERDRERNEREGRRETGIYSVTFTLISGPSRRFRRVVETIQAQLLSSHDHPLVSALSDPFPDEKNSRPHGTPTRQNSRRSEGGGDRCEWGDRADGGGIGGSGGVLQRRGSAKERTRLLSSNGTQSQP, via the exons ATGAGTAAGGAACTGTCTCTAAGTCAGTCAGCTCAATATGTTGGGCCCTATCGACTGGAAAAGACTCTGGGGAAGGGACAGACAG GACTGGTCAAACTGGGGGTCCACTGTATTACAGGTCAGAAGGTAGCcatcaaaatagtcaacagagAGAAGCTGTCTGAGTCAGTCCTGATGAAG GTTGAAAGGGAGATTGCCATTCTGAAACTGATTGAGCATCCGCATGTATTGAAGCTGCATGATGTTTACGAGAATAACAAATATCT GTACCTGGTGTTAGAGCATGTGTCAGGAGGAGAGCTTTTTGACTACCTGGTGAAGAAAGGCCGGCTAACTCCGAAAGAGGCCAGGAAGTTCTTCAGGCAGATCATCTCTGCTTTGGATTTCTGCCACAGTCATTCCATCTG TCACAGAGACCTGAAGCCTGAGAACTTGCTCCTGGATGAAAAGAACAACATTCGTATCGCTGACTTCGGCATGGCCTCCCTACAGGTGGGAGACAGTCTGTTAGAAACCAGCTGTGG atcaCCACATTACGCTTGCCCTGAGGTTATACGG GGGGAGAAGTATGATGGGCGGAGAGCAGATGTGTGGAGCTGTGGGGTCATCCTGTTTGCCCTACTGGTG GGGGCCCTTCCTTTTGACCACGACAATTTACGCCAGCTCCTGGAAAAGGTAAAGAGCGGGGTGTTCCACATGCCTCACTTCATCCCCCCGGACTGTCAGTCCCTACTGAAGGGAATGATTGAGGTCAACCCTGAAAAGAGGCTCACG CTAGAGGCCATCCAGAAACATTCCTGGTATCT GGGTGGTCGTAACGAGCCGTGTCCTGAGCAGCCTCCTCCAAGGCGAGTTTGTGTGAGGCGAATCTTGTCCCTGACTGAGCTGGACCCAGATGTGCTGGACAGCATGCACTCGCTCGGTTGTTTCCGAGACAGAGTCAAGCTCACACGTGACTTGCAGTGTGAGGA AGAAAACCAGGAGAAAATGATCTATTACCTTCTGCTAGACAGGAAAGAGCGGTACCCCAGCTATGAGGATGAGGACTTACCTCCGCGCAATGATGTAG ACCCTCCTCGAAAGCGCGTCGACTCCCCTATGCTGACGCGCCACGGCCGTTGCCGTCCCGAAAGGAAGAGCCTGGAGGTCCTGAGTGTCACCGAACAAGGGTCTCCTACGCCACCTCGCAGGGCCCTGGACACAGCTGCACACAGCCAGAG GTCTCGCTCAGTCAGTGGCGCATCAACCGGTCTCTCCTCCAGCCCTCTCAGTAGTCCCAGG TCCTATCAGAGCCCCGTCTTCACTTTCAGCCAATCAGATGTCACCTCTGCCACCGCTTCCCCACTCACAAAGGAGTCCAAACAGGGAAGCACCACCACTCCTCGCTCAGCACGGGCTCATGACAAGCCCAAAGCTCCCCCAAACCCAAAGACCCAGACCTTGCCCACCAAGGGGCCCGCCAACCGACCCCACCTGCAGCCCATCAAATCCTTGCCTCTGCAAAACCCATCCTCCCGCTCGCCCTCCCCTTCCCCACTCCTGTCACCCATCCCCCGTTTCTTCTTCCCTTCCTCTTCTGTCCTAAAGTCAGTGACTAAGAGCTTCTACCCAAACTCTGCCCACTCTGTGCCGCAGGTCACTCCCCAGGGCTCTCCGTTGCCCACACCCTTGGGCACCCCTGTTCACCACCCTCACCACCCCTCCTCCACCCcgccctcctcttcctcgtcctcatcctcctcgcgggcggagggagggggaggggtgGGCTCACTGTCGCTGACCCCACCCTCCAGTCCAGGAGGGGGAAGCGGCATGGCAGCCAGCAGCTCTGCCCATTGGAGGACTCGCCTCAATTCTTTCAAGAACAACCTCCTGGGCTCACCAAGATTCCATCGGCGTAAATTGCAAG TTCCTACATCAGAGGATATGTCCAGCCTAACGCCAGAATCCAGCCCTGA GCTAGCTAAGAAATCGTGGTTTGGGAATTTCATCGGCTTGGAGAAAGAGGAGCAGATCTTCGTGGTGATCAGAGACAAACCGCTGAGTTCTGTCAAAGCTGACATTGTCCACGCCTTCCTGTCT ATCCCATCCCTCAGTCACAGCGTCCTCTCACAGACCAGCTTCCGAGCCGAATACAAATCCTCCGGCGGTCCCTCCGTCTTCCAGAAGCCCGTCAAGTTCCAGGTGGACATTGCCTTTTCCGAGGGCGAGAGGGAGCGGGACAGGGAGAGAAACGAGAGGGAGGGCAGGAGGGAGACAGGAATTTACAGCGTGACATTCACCCTCATATCAG GTCCGAGTCGCAGGTTCAGACGGGTGGTGGAAACGATTCAAGCGCAGCTTCTCAGCTCCCATGATCACCCATTGGTGTCAGCCCTATCTG ATCCCTTCCCAGATGAGAAGAACAGTCGGCCCCACGGGACCCCCACCCGCCAAAACTCGAGGCGCTCCGAGGGTGGGGGCGACAGGTGCGAGTGGGGTGACCGAGCAGATGGCGGAGGCATAGGAGGGAGCGGGGGAGTTCTGCAGCGCAGAGGCTCAGCCAAAGAGAGAACCCGACTGCTGTCCTCCAACGGAACCCAATCCCAACCGTAA
- the brsk1a gene encoding serine/threonine-protein kinase BRSK2 isoform X5: MSKELSLSQSAQYVGPYRLEKTLGKGQTGLVKLGVHCITGQKVAIKIVNREKLSESVLMKVEREIAILKLIEHPHVLKLHDVYENNKYLYLVLEHVSGGELFDYLVKKGRLTPKEARKFFRQIISALDFCHSHSICHRDLKPENLLLDEKNNIRIADFGMASLQVGDSLLETSCGSPHYACPEVIRGEKYDGRRADVWSCGVILFALLVGALPFDHDNLRQLLEKVKSGVFHMPHFIPPDCQSLLKGMIEVNPEKRLTLEAIQKHSWYLGGRNEPCPEQPPPRRVCVRRILSLTELDPDVLDSMHSLGCFRDRVKLTRDLQCEEENQEKMIYYLLLDRKERYPSYEDEDLPPRNDVADPPRKRVDSPMLTRHGRCRPERKSLEVLSVTEQGSPTPPRRALDTAAHSQRSRSVSGASTGLSSSPLSSPRVTPQGSPLPTPLGTPVHHPHHPSSTPPSSSSSSSSSRAEGGGGVGSLSLTPPSSPGGGSGMAASSSAHWRTRLNSFKNNLLGSPRFHRRKLQVPTSEDMSSLTPESSPELAKKSWFGNFIGLEKEEQIFVVIRDKPLSSVKADIVHAFLSIPSLSHSVLSQTSFRAEYKSSGGPSVFQKPVKFQVDIAFSEGERERDRERNEREGRRETGIYSVTFTLISGPSRRFRRVVETIQAQLLSSHDHPLVSALSDPFPDEKNSRPHGTPTRQNSRRSEGGGDRCEWGDRADGGGIGGSGGVLQRRGSAKERTRLLSSNGTQSQP; the protein is encoded by the exons ATGAGTAAGGAACTGTCTCTAAGTCAGTCAGCTCAATATGTTGGGCCCTATCGACTGGAAAAGACTCTGGGGAAGGGACAGACAG GACTGGTCAAACTGGGGGTCCACTGTATTACAGGTCAGAAGGTAGCcatcaaaatagtcaacagagAGAAGCTGTCTGAGTCAGTCCTGATGAAG GTTGAAAGGGAGATTGCCATTCTGAAACTGATTGAGCATCCGCATGTATTGAAGCTGCATGATGTTTACGAGAATAACAAATATCT GTACCTGGTGTTAGAGCATGTGTCAGGAGGAGAGCTTTTTGACTACCTGGTGAAGAAAGGCCGGCTAACTCCGAAAGAGGCCAGGAAGTTCTTCAGGCAGATCATCTCTGCTTTGGATTTCTGCCACAGTCATTCCATCTG TCACAGAGACCTGAAGCCTGAGAACTTGCTCCTGGATGAAAAGAACAACATTCGTATCGCTGACTTCGGCATGGCCTCCCTACAGGTGGGAGACAGTCTGTTAGAAACCAGCTGTGG atcaCCACATTACGCTTGCCCTGAGGTTATACGG GGGGAGAAGTATGATGGGCGGAGAGCAGATGTGTGGAGCTGTGGGGTCATCCTGTTTGCCCTACTGGTG GGGGCCCTTCCTTTTGACCACGACAATTTACGCCAGCTCCTGGAAAAGGTAAAGAGCGGGGTGTTCCACATGCCTCACTTCATCCCCCCGGACTGTCAGTCCCTACTGAAGGGAATGATTGAGGTCAACCCTGAAAAGAGGCTCACG CTAGAGGCCATCCAGAAACATTCCTGGTATCT GGGTGGTCGTAACGAGCCGTGTCCTGAGCAGCCTCCTCCAAGGCGAGTTTGTGTGAGGCGAATCTTGTCCCTGACTGAGCTGGACCCAGATGTGCTGGACAGCATGCACTCGCTCGGTTGTTTCCGAGACAGAGTCAAGCTCACACGTGACTTGCAGTGTGAGGA AGAAAACCAGGAGAAAATGATCTATTACCTTCTGCTAGACAGGAAAGAGCGGTACCCCAGCTATGAGGATGAGGACTTACCTCCGCGCAATGATGTAG CAGACCCTCCTCGAAAGCGCGTCGACTCCCCTATGCTGACGCGCCACGGCCGTTGCCGTCCCGAAAGGAAGAGCCTGGAGGTCCTGAGTGTCACCGAACAAGGGTCTCCTACGCCACCTCGCAGGGCCCTGGACACAGCTGCACACAGCCAGAG GTCTCGCTCAGTCAGTGGCGCATCAACCGGTCTCTCCTCCAGCCCTCTCAGTAGTCCCAGG GTCACTCCCCAGGGCTCTCCGTTGCCCACACCCTTGGGCACCCCTGTTCACCACCCTCACCACCCCTCCTCCACCCcgccctcctcttcctcgtcctcatcctcctcgcgggcggagggagggggaggggtgGGCTCACTGTCGCTGACCCCACCCTCCAGTCCAGGAGGGGGAAGCGGCATGGCAGCCAGCAGCTCTGCCCATTGGAGGACTCGCCTCAATTCTTTCAAGAACAACCTCCTGGGCTCACCAAGATTCCATCGGCGTAAATTGCAAG TTCCTACATCAGAGGATATGTCCAGCCTAACGCCAGAATCCAGCCCTGA GCTAGCTAAGAAATCGTGGTTTGGGAATTTCATCGGCTTGGAGAAAGAGGAGCAGATCTTCGTGGTGATCAGAGACAAACCGCTGAGTTCTGTCAAAGCTGACATTGTCCACGCCTTCCTGTCT ATCCCATCCCTCAGTCACAGCGTCCTCTCACAGACCAGCTTCCGAGCCGAATACAAATCCTCCGGCGGTCCCTCCGTCTTCCAGAAGCCCGTCAAGTTCCAGGTGGACATTGCCTTTTCCGAGGGCGAGAGGGAGCGGGACAGGGAGAGAAACGAGAGGGAGGGCAGGAGGGAGACAGGAATTTACAGCGTGACATTCACCCTCATATCAG GTCCGAGTCGCAGGTTCAGACGGGTGGTGGAAACGATTCAAGCGCAGCTTCTCAGCTCCCATGATCACCCATTGGTGTCAGCCCTATCTG ATCCCTTCCCAGATGAGAAGAACAGTCGGCCCCACGGGACCCCCACCCGCCAAAACTCGAGGCGCTCCGAGGGTGGGGGCGACAGGTGCGAGTGGGGTGACCGAGCAGATGGCGGAGGCATAGGAGGGAGCGGGGGAGTTCTGCAGCGCAGAGGCTCAGCCAAAGAGAGAACCCGACTGCTGTCCTCCAACGGAACCCAATCCCAACCGTAA
- the brsk1a gene encoding serine/threonine-protein kinase BRSK1 isoform X4, translating to MSKELSLSQSAQYVGPYRLEKTLGKGQTGLVKLGVHCITGQKVAIKIVNREKLSESVLMKVEREIAILKLIEHPHVLKLHDVYENNKYLYLVLEHVSGGELFDYLVKKGRLTPKEARKFFRQIISALDFCHSHSICHRDLKPENLLLDEKNNIRIADFGMASLQVGDSLLETSCGSPHYACPEVIRGEKYDGRRADVWSCGVILFALLVGALPFDHDNLRQLLEKVKSGVFHMPHFIPPDCQSLLKGMIEVNPEKRLTLEAIQKHSWYLGGRNEPCPEQPPPRRVCVRRILSLTELDPDVLDSMHSLGCFRDRVKLTRDLQCEEENQEKMIYYLLLDRKERYPSYEDEDLPPRNDVADPPRKRVDSPMLTRHGRCRPERKSLEVLSVTEQGSPTPPRRALDTAAHSQRSRSVSGASTGLSSSPLSSPRSYQSPVFTFSQSDVTSATASPLTKESKQGSTTTPRSARAHDKPKAPPNPKTQTLPTKGPANRPHLQPIKSLPLQNPSSRSPSPSPLLSPIPRFFFPSSSVLKSVTKSFYPNSAHSVPQVTPQGSPLPTPLGTPVHHPHHPSSTPPSSSSSSSSSRAEGGGGVGSLSLTPPSSPGGGSGMAASSSAHWRTRLNSFKNNLLGSPRFHRRKLQVPTSEDMSSLTPESSPELAKKSWFGNFIGLEKEEQIFVVIRDKPLSSVKADIVHAFLSSVGLSASSLSPHHTDPIPQSQRPLTDQLPSRIQILRRSLRLPEARQVPGGHCLFRGREGAGQGEKREGGQEGDRNLQRDIHPHIRSESQVQTGGGNDSSAASQLP from the exons ATGAGTAAGGAACTGTCTCTAAGTCAGTCAGCTCAATATGTTGGGCCCTATCGACTGGAAAAGACTCTGGGGAAGGGACAGACAG GACTGGTCAAACTGGGGGTCCACTGTATTACAGGTCAGAAGGTAGCcatcaaaatagtcaacagagAGAAGCTGTCTGAGTCAGTCCTGATGAAG GTTGAAAGGGAGATTGCCATTCTGAAACTGATTGAGCATCCGCATGTATTGAAGCTGCATGATGTTTACGAGAATAACAAATATCT GTACCTGGTGTTAGAGCATGTGTCAGGAGGAGAGCTTTTTGACTACCTGGTGAAGAAAGGCCGGCTAACTCCGAAAGAGGCCAGGAAGTTCTTCAGGCAGATCATCTCTGCTTTGGATTTCTGCCACAGTCATTCCATCTG TCACAGAGACCTGAAGCCTGAGAACTTGCTCCTGGATGAAAAGAACAACATTCGTATCGCTGACTTCGGCATGGCCTCCCTACAGGTGGGAGACAGTCTGTTAGAAACCAGCTGTGG atcaCCACATTACGCTTGCCCTGAGGTTATACGG GGGGAGAAGTATGATGGGCGGAGAGCAGATGTGTGGAGCTGTGGGGTCATCCTGTTTGCCCTACTGGTG GGGGCCCTTCCTTTTGACCACGACAATTTACGCCAGCTCCTGGAAAAGGTAAAGAGCGGGGTGTTCCACATGCCTCACTTCATCCCCCCGGACTGTCAGTCCCTACTGAAGGGAATGATTGAGGTCAACCCTGAAAAGAGGCTCACG CTAGAGGCCATCCAGAAACATTCCTGGTATCT GGGTGGTCGTAACGAGCCGTGTCCTGAGCAGCCTCCTCCAAGGCGAGTTTGTGTGAGGCGAATCTTGTCCCTGACTGAGCTGGACCCAGATGTGCTGGACAGCATGCACTCGCTCGGTTGTTTCCGAGACAGAGTCAAGCTCACACGTGACTTGCAGTGTGAGGA AGAAAACCAGGAGAAAATGATCTATTACCTTCTGCTAGACAGGAAAGAGCGGTACCCCAGCTATGAGGATGAGGACTTACCTCCGCGCAATGATGTAG CAGACCCTCCTCGAAAGCGCGTCGACTCCCCTATGCTGACGCGCCACGGCCGTTGCCGTCCCGAAAGGAAGAGCCTGGAGGTCCTGAGTGTCACCGAACAAGGGTCTCCTACGCCACCTCGCAGGGCCCTGGACACAGCTGCACACAGCCAGAG GTCTCGCTCAGTCAGTGGCGCATCAACCGGTCTCTCCTCCAGCCCTCTCAGTAGTCCCAGG TCCTATCAGAGCCCCGTCTTCACTTTCAGCCAATCAGATGTCACCTCTGCCACCGCTTCCCCACTCACAAAGGAGTCCAAACAGGGAAGCACCACCACTCCTCGCTCAGCACGGGCTCATGACAAGCCCAAAGCTCCCCCAAACCCAAAGACCCAGACCTTGCCCACCAAGGGGCCCGCCAACCGACCCCACCTGCAGCCCATCAAATCCTTGCCTCTGCAAAACCCATCCTCCCGCTCGCCCTCCCCTTCCCCACTCCTGTCACCCATCCCCCGTTTCTTCTTCCCTTCCTCTTCTGTCCTAAAGTCAGTGACTAAGAGCTTCTACCCAAACTCTGCCCACTCTGTGCCGCAGGTCACTCCCCAGGGCTCTCCGTTGCCCACACCCTTGGGCACCCCTGTTCACCACCCTCACCACCCCTCCTCCACCCcgccctcctcttcctcgtcctcatcctcctcgcgggcggagggagggggaggggtgGGCTCACTGTCGCTGACCCCACCCTCCAGTCCAGGAGGGGGAAGCGGCATGGCAGCCAGCAGCTCTGCCCATTGGAGGACTCGCCTCAATTCTTTCAAGAACAACCTCCTGGGCTCACCAAGATTCCATCGGCGTAAATTGCAAG TTCCTACATCAGAGGATATGTCCAGCCTAACGCCAGAATCCAGCCCTGA GCTAGCTAAGAAATCGTGGTTTGGGAATTTCATCGGCTTGGAGAAAGAGGAGCAGATCTTCGTGGTGATCAGAGACAAACCGCTGAGTTCTGTCAAAGCTGACATTGTCCACGCCTTCCTGTCT TCTGTCGGTCTCTCTGCTTCTTCTCTGTCTCCCCACCACACAGATCCCATCCCTCAGTCACAGCGTCCTCTCACAGACCAGCTTCCGAGCCGAATACAAATCCTCCGGCGGTCCCTCCGTCTTCCAGAAGCCCGTCAAGTTCCAGGTGGACATTGCCTTTTCCGAGGGCGAGAGGGAGCGGGACAGGGAGAGAAACGAGAGGGAGGGCAGGAGGGAGACAGGAATTTACAGCGTGACATTCACCCTCATATCAG GTCCGAGTCGCAGGTTCAGACGGGTGGTGGAAACGATTCAAGCGCAGCTTCTCAGCTCCCATGA